In Aedes albopictus strain Foshan chromosome 3, AalbF5, whole genome shotgun sequence, the following are encoded in one genomic region:
- the LOC109406559 gene encoding uncharacterized protein LOC109406559 produces MTRLVSLFTVLAFVLCWISAAKADNAEFTAGVLRPADPQEYVPETCNGTKPTVCQSCNAIQVCVEGSSTLNLTRTCPSSTPYCVQSSSGSTCQSSPDAQCTADAANGFVCTSTGFFPDPTSCQVYHYCEKEGDVGDTYDCPSGYRYNSQRKTCQLWGWNRRCETVKCDPTSQNVFAAYPYDDEYYIYCQYDYTTDTPTYQKTYVLSCGKGSKFDAKNQVCKFQCRKVGLFVNTVNPSQYYSCYRNRFQWEAKVNTCSKPNYIFDEELMRCKEDPNATATMTEGEVMDQYQVASLSDSYSTNSAEKTTPASSSSSISTDKPTKVEASSGNPVVSVVLADTVPVRRDCLQFLKDLMQKNNILK; encoded by the exons ATGACTCGATTAGTATCGCTTTTCACCGTTCTGGCATTTGTTCTTTGCTGG ATCTCAGCAGCAAAAGCTGATAACGCGGAATTCACCGCTGGAGTGCTTCGACCTGCCGATCCCCAAGAGTACGTCCCGGAGACCTGCAATGGAACGAAGCCTACCGTCTGCCAGTCGTGTAACGCCATCCAGGTCTGTGTAGAGGGTTCCAGTACTTTGAACCTTACTCGGACCTGCCCATCTTCGACTCCGTATTGCGTTCAATCGAGCTCGGGATCCACATGCCAATCGTCTCCGGATGCCCAGTGTACCGCGGATGCGGCAAATGGATTCGTCTGCACTAGTACCGGTTTCTTCCCGGATCCCACGTCTTGTCAGGTCTACCATTACTGCGAAAAGGAAGGCGATGTTGGTGATACCTACGACTGTCCCAGCGGATATCGTTACAACAGCCAAAGAAAGACCTGTCAGCTGTGGGGTTGGAACCGACGTTGCGAAACCGTGAAGTGCGATCCAACGAGTCAGAACGTGTTTGCGGCGTATCCCTATGACGATGAATATTACATCTACTGTCAGTACGACTACACTACCGACACCCCAACGTACCAGAAGACATACGTCCTGTCGTGCGGTAAAGGATCCAAGTTCGATGCCAAGAACCAGGTGTGCAAGTTCCAGTGCCGAAAGGTTGGGCTTTTCGTGAACACAGTGAACCCCAGCCAGTATTACTCGTGCTATCGCAATCGGTTCCAGTGGGAAGCTAAGGTGAACACCTGCTCCAAACCAAACTACATCTTCGATGAAGAGCTTATGCGGTGCAAGGAAGATCCCAATGCCACGGCAACCATGACTGAAGGAGAAGTTATGGATCAATATCAAGTGGCATCTTTATCGGATTCCTACAGTACCAATAGCGCAGAAAAGACGACTCCTGCAAGCTCAAGCTCATCGATAAGTACGGATAAACCAACGAAGGTTGAGGCTTCAAGTGGTAATCCGGTAGTGTCGGTTGTGCTTGCTGATACCGTCCCCGTAAGAAGAGATTGTCtgcagtttctgaaggatttgatgCAAAAGAATAACATTCTTAAGTAA